In Heterodontus francisci isolate sHetFra1 chromosome 48, sHetFra1.hap1, whole genome shotgun sequence, a single window of DNA contains:
- the LOC137357446 gene encoding zona pellucida sperm-binding protein 3-like: MANLCVICKLLHHAPSRPATRPETDGIRRHVSDSGPDPSSSEVRVGSCRAGHTRSMNKAYYRIVLMVPFNMSKFGADICQFRDQRFPWTIVKATPVPQRVPPTGSPFGSHFRVSEGRSVSPLQTVTVQCGEQNLLVRVQMDLFGTRHLIKAADLTLGTAGCRPTRIYSQNHTVLFDYGLHECGSSLQMVGDFLVYTTHLNHTPQYHGSVIVRTNGAVIPIECHYFRKGNVSSNLIKPTWIPFSSTKSGEGHLSFSLRLMNDDWLTERTSTVYYLGDLIHIEASVSMTNHMPLKLYIDRCVATLSPDKDSTPRYSIIDYNGCLLDSKAEDSFSTFVLPRDERELDKLRFDLDAFRFFGDDRSLIFITCHLKVAPVDRRDSMNKACTFQKMQNVWTPLEESNNDICACCHVGNCGATREFLFPSRGRRDLSEAGLKWEGEASLGPLVILDTEVTDLATESLNEVERRLQERSPGGVESEVVLIVALTVTAVCLISALLIALFLYRKHKQTLIN; the protein is encoded by the exons atggccaatctttgtgtcatctgcaaacttcttcatcatgccccctcgaggcctgctacccgacccgaaaccgACGGGATCCGGCGACACGTGTCGGATTCTGGTCCGGATCCATCTTCAAGTGAAGTCCGGGTTGGGTCGTGTCGGGCAGGACATACACG ATCAATGAACAAAGCATATTATCGTATTGTATTAATGGTTCCCTTCAACATGAGCAAGTTTGGAGCTGACATCTGTCAG TTTCGAGACCAGAGGTTTCCATGGACAATAGTAAAAGCCACCCCTGTGCCTCAGAGAGTCCCTCCAACTGGGTCTCCCTTTGGTTCCCATTTCCGTGTGTCTGAGGGTCGAAGTGTGTCTCCACTGCAGACTGTGACggtgcagtgtggagagcagaaccTGCTGGTCAGGGTCCAGATGGATTTATTTGGAACCAGGCACCTGATTAAAGCTGCTGACCTGACCCTGGGGACAGCAGGTTGTCGGCCGACCAGGATCTACTCTCAGAATCACACTGTCCTCTTTGACTATGGGCTCCATGAGTGTGGCAGCAGTTTGCAG ATGGTTGGAGATTTCCTGGTCTACACCACCCACCTGAACCACACCCCCCAGTATCATGGATCTGTCATTGTGAGAACAAATGGAGCTGTCATTCCCATTGAGTGTCATTATTTTAG GAAGGGCAATGTGAGCAGTAACCTCATCAAGCCCACCTGGATCCCATTCAGCTCCACCAAGTCTGGAGAAGGGCATCTGTCATTCTCACTGCGCCTAATGAATG ACGACTGGCTTACAGAGCGCACCTCGACTGTCTACTACCTGGGTGACCTCATTCACATTGAGGCCTCTGTTTCAATGACCAACCACATGCCCCTGAAGCTCTACATTGACCGCTGTGTAGCTACATTGAGCCCAGACAAGGATTCCACCCCGAGATACAGCATCATTGACTACAATGG TTGCCTCCTGGACAGCAAAGCTGAGGACTCCTTTTCAACCTTCGTGTTGCCAAGAGACGAGCGTGAGCTGGACAAGCTCCGGTTTGACCTGGATGCTTTCCGCTTCTTTGGAGATGACCGTTCCTTG atttTCATCACCTGTCACCTGAAAGTTGCTCCAGTGGATCGGAGAGATTCCATGAACAAAGCTTGTACTTTCCAGAAGATGCAGAATGT CTGGACCCCATTGGAGGAATCCAACAATGACATTTGTGCCTGTTGCCATGTGGGTAACTGTGGTGCCACAAGGGAGTTCCTATTTCCTTCCAGAGGAAGGAGGGATCTT AGTGAAGCTGGATTGAAGTGGGAGGGTGAGGCCTCACTTGGACCCCTGGTCATTCTGGATACTGAGGTAACTGACCTGGCAACGGAGTCCTTGAATGAGGTTGAGCGAAGGCTGCAGGAGAGGTCTCCAGGTG GTGTGGAGTCTGAGGTGGTCCTGATTGTGGCCCTGACTGTGACAGCTGTCTGTTTGATCTCTGCTTTATTGATCGCCTTGTTCCTGTACAGGAAACACAAGCAAACTCTGATCAACTAG
- the LOC137357447 gene encoding zona pellucida sperm-binding protein 3-like, translating to MGDFVMRGLFPVLVLVGVVCCSDTWQQFRDQRFPWTIVKATPVPQRVPPTGSPFGSHFRVSEGRSVSPLQTVTVQCGEQNLLVRVQMDLFGTRHLIKAADLTLGTAGCRPTRIYSQNHTVLFDYGLHECGSRLQMVGDFLVYTTHLNHTPQYHGSVIVRTNGAVIPIECHYFRKGNVSSNPIKPTWIPFSSTKSGEGHLSFSLRLMNDDWLTERTSTVYYLGDLIHIEASVSMTNHMPLKLYIDRCVATLSPDKDSTPRYSIIDYNGCLLDSKAEGSFSTFVLPRDERELDKLRFDLDAFRFFGDERSLIFITCHLKVAAVDRRDSMNKACTFQKMQNVWTPLEESNNDICACCHVGNCGATREFRFPSRGRRDLSEAGLKWEGEASLGPLVILDTEVTDLATGSLNEVERRLQERSPGAVLSLEINLFPLQAGFDSNLNHK from the exons ATGGGGGATTTTGTAATGAGGGGTTTGTTCCCAGTGCTGGTGTTAGTTGGAGTTGTCTGTTGTTCTGATACTTGGCAACAGTTTCGAGACCAGAGGTTTCCATGGACAATAGTAAAAGCCACCCCTGTGCCTCAGAGAGTCCCTCCAACTGGGTCTCCCTTTGGTTCCCATTTCCGTGTGTCTGAGGGTCGAAGTGTGTCTCCACTGCAGACTGTGACggtgcagtgtggagagcagaaccTGCTGGTCAGGGTCCAGATGGATTTATTTGGAACCAGGCACCTGATTAAAGCTGCTGACCTGACCCTGGGGACAGCAGGTTGTCGGCCGACCAGGATCTACTCTCAGAACCACACTGTCCTCTTTGACTATGGGCTCCATGAGTGTGGCAGCAGATTGCAG ATGGTTGGAGATTTCCTGGTCTACACCACCCACCTGAACCACACCCCCCAGTATCATGGATCTGTCATTGTGAGAACAAATGGAGCTGTCATTCCCATTGAGTGTCATTATTTTAG GAAGGGCAATGTGAGCAGTAACCCCATCAAGCCCACCTGGATCCCATTCAGCTCCACCAAGTCTGGAGAAGGGCATCTGTCATTCTCACTGCGCCTAATGAATG ATGACTGGCTTACAGAGCGCACCTCGACTGTCTACTACCTGGGTGACCTCATTCACATTGAGGCCTCTGTTTCAATGACCAACCACATGCCCCTGAAGCTCTACATTGACCGCTGTGTAGCTACATTGAGCCCAGACAAGGATTCCACCCCGAGATACAGCATCATTGACTACAATGG TTGCCTCCTGGACAGCAAAGCTGAGGGCTCCTTCTCAACCTTCGTGTTGCCAAGAGACGAGCGTGAGCTGGACAAGCTGCGGTTTGACCTGGATGCTTTCCGCTTCTTTGGAGATGAACGTTCCTTG ATTTTCATCACCTGTCACCTaaaagttgctgcagtggatcggAGAGATTCCATGAACAAAGCTTGTACTTTCCAAAAGATGCAGAATGT CTGGACCCCATTGGAGGAATCCAACAATGACATTTGTGCCTGTTGCCATGTGGGTAACTGTGGTGCCACAAGGGAGTTCCGATTTCCTTCCAGAGGAAGGAGGGATCTT AGTGAAGCTGGATTGAAGTGGGAGGGTGAGGCCTCACTTGGACCCCTGGTCATTCTGGATACTGAGGTGACTGACCTGGCAACTGGGTCCCTGAATGAGGTTGAGCGAAGGCTGCAGGAGAGGTCTCCAGGTG CTGTACTCAGTCTGGAAATAAACCTGTTCCCATTACAGGCTGGATTTGACAGCAACCTGAACCACAAATGA
- the LOC137357448 gene encoding zona pellucida sperm-binding protein 3-like, with protein sequence MRCSFAEIPSLKFRDQRFPWRRVKATPVPQRVPPTGPPFGSHFRVSVGRSVSPLQTVTVQCGEQNLLVRVQMDLFGTRHLIKAVDLTLGTAGCWPTRIYSQNHTVLFDYGLHECGSSLQMVGDFLVYTTHLNHTPQYHGSVIVRTNGAVIPIECHYFRKGNVSSNPIKPTWIPFSSTKSGEGHLSFSLRLMNDDWLTERTSTVYYLGDLIHIEASVSMTNHMPLKLYIDRCVATLSPDKDSTPRYSIIDYNGCLLDSKAEDSFSTFVLPRDERELDKLRFDLDAFRFFGDDRSLIFITCHLKVAPVDRRDSMNKACTFQKMQNVWTPLEESNNDICACCHVGNCGATREFRFPSRGRRDLSEAGLKWEGEASLGPLVILDTEVTDLATESLNEVERRLQERSPGGVESEVVLIVALTVTAVCLISASLIACFLYRKHKQTLIN encoded by the exons atgcgctgcagcttcgcggAGATTCCAAGTCTGAAG TTTCGAGACCAGAGGTTTCCATGGAGAAGAGTAAAAGCCACCCCTGTGCCTCAGAGAGTCCCTCCAACTGGGCCTCCCTTTGGTTCCCATTTCCGTGTGTCTGTGGGTCGAAGTGTGTCTCCACTGCAGACTGTGACggtgcagtgtggagagcagaaccTGCTGGTCAGGGTCCAGATGGATTTATTTGGAACCAGGCACCTGATTAAAGCTGTTGACCTGACCCTGGGGACAGCAGGTTGTTGGCCGACCAGGATCTACTCTCAGAACCACACTGTCCTCTTTGACTATGGGCTCCATGAGTGTGGCAGTAGTTTGCAG ATGGTTGGAGATTTCCTGGTCTACACCACCCACCTGAACCACACCCCCCAGTATCATGGATCTGTCATTGTGAGAACAAATGGAGCTGTCATTCCCATTGAGTGTCATTATTTTAG GAAGGGCAATGTGAGCAGTAACCCCATCAAGCCCACCTGGATCCCATTCAGCTCCACCAAGTCTGGAGAAGGGCATCTGTCATTCTCACTGCGCCTAATGAATG ACGACTGGCTTACAGAGCGCACCTCGACTGTCTACTACCTGGGTGACCTCATTCACATTGAGGCCTCTGTTTCAATGACCAACCACATGCCCCTGAAGCTCTACATTGACCGCTGTGTAGCTACATTGAGCCCAGACAAGGATTCCACCCCGAGATACAGCATCATTGACTACAATGG TTGCCTCCTGGACAGCAAAGCTGAGGACTCCTTTTCAACCTTCGTGTTGCCAAGAGACGAGCGTGAGCTGGACAAGCTCCGGTTTGACCTGGATGCTTTCCGCTTCTTTGGAGATGACCGTTCCTTG atttTCATCACCTGTCACCTGAAAGTTGCTCCAGTGGATCGGAGAGATTCCATGAACAAAGCTTGTACTTTCCAGAAGATGCAGAATGT CTGGACCCCATTGGAGGAATCCAACAATGACATTTGTGCCTGTTGCCATGTGGGTAACTGTGGTGCCACAAGGGAGTTCCGATTTCCTTCCAGAGGAAGGAGGGATCTT AGTGAAGCTGGATTGAAGTGGGAGGGTGAGGCCTCACTTGGACCCCTGGTCATTCTGGATACTGAGGTAACTGACCTGGCAACGGAGTCCTTGAATGAGGTTGAGCGAAGGCTGCAGGAGAGGTCTCCAGGTG GTGTGGAGTCTGAGGTGGTCCTGATTGTGGCCCTGACTGTGACAGCTGTCTGTCTGATCTCTGCTTCATTGATCGCCTGTTTCCTGTACAGGAAACACAAGCAAACTCTGATCAACTAG